From a region of the Actinopolymorpha singaporensis genome:
- a CDS encoding alpha/beta hydrolase, with translation MTEESATYDRGDVEFDAEGATLRGWLYRPKPGGSTAPVVVMAHGYNCLKEFYLDKYAAAVASAGYAVVAYDHRNFGDSDGEPRQELDPWVQVRDYRHAITFAQTLDGVDPGRVGVWGSSYAGGHVIVVGAIDRRVGCVVSQVPTISGWESTLRRIPPQALAGQRRAFDADRLERYRGGPPKMVPMVADPAAGGAASHASPDAWEFFTGRMSPPEDQWRFRRWRNEITLRSLELFSEYEPGSFIERVAPTPLLMLVGDSDTVTPTDLALGAYNRAGEPKRLDLFPGGHFAAYTDQLDRAARAAVDWFSQHLRPRAQDDGRGGPMITTRTT, from the coding sequence GTGACCGAGGAGAGCGCCACCTACGACAGAGGCGACGTCGAGTTCGACGCCGAGGGCGCCACGCTGCGCGGCTGGCTCTATCGCCCCAAGCCAGGCGGCTCGACGGCCCCGGTGGTGGTCATGGCGCACGGCTACAACTGTCTCAAGGAGTTCTACCTCGACAAGTACGCAGCTGCGGTCGCGAGCGCCGGGTACGCCGTGGTCGCATACGACCACCGCAACTTCGGCGACAGCGACGGGGAGCCACGCCAGGAGCTCGATCCGTGGGTACAGGTGCGGGACTACCGTCATGCGATCACCTTCGCCCAGACCCTCGATGGCGTCGATCCGGGCCGTGTCGGAGTGTGGGGATCGAGCTACGCGGGCGGGCACGTGATCGTGGTGGGCGCGATTGATCGTCGGGTCGGCTGCGTCGTTTCCCAGGTGCCGACGATCAGCGGATGGGAGTCGACGTTGCGCAGGATCCCGCCACAGGCGTTGGCGGGCCAGCGCCGCGCCTTCGACGCCGACCGCCTCGAGCGCTACCGCGGTGGACCGCCGAAGATGGTGCCGATGGTTGCGGACCCGGCGGCAGGTGGCGCTGCCTCCCACGCGAGCCCCGACGCGTGGGAGTTCTTCACCGGGCGGATGTCACCTCCGGAGGACCAGTGGCGATTTCGCAGGTGGCGTAACGAGATCACTCTGCGATCACTCGAACTGTTCTCCGAGTACGAGCCCGGCTCGTTCATCGAGCGGGTCGCGCCGACGCCCCTGCTGATGCTCGTCGGCGACAGCGACACGGTGACCCCGACGGACCTGGCGCTGGGGGCCTACAACCGCGCCGGCGAACCGAAGCGGCTCGACCTCTTCCCCGGCGGTCATTTCGCCGCCTACACAGACCAGCTCGACCGCGCCGCTCGCGCCGCCGTCGACTGGTTCTCGCAGCACCTGCGACCGCGTGCCCAGGACGACGGCCGAGGCGGGCCGATGATCACCACCCGAACAACGTAA
- a CDS encoding Chromate resistance protein ChrB has product MQADPDEQTWLLVSVSTGKIASLRVHVWRNLRKLGAVYLQQSVCLLPDLPHVANAVARLDARVRAQGGHSRVLRLQLTDPTEHAALVEEQRAGRDEEYAEVLQRVPQFLTEIETETARGKATYTEVEESEADLERFERWLAAIQARDYFDAPAGAKARAAVEQCRQALADFETAALHADTEDTDDTAPTARRDRAEASHQQPTAATHD; this is encoded by the coding sequence ATGCAGGCCGACCCAGATGAGCAGACCTGGCTCCTCGTCAGCGTGTCCACAGGCAAGATCGCGAGCCTACGGGTCCACGTCTGGCGAAACCTCCGCAAGCTCGGCGCGGTCTACCTCCAACAGTCGGTGTGCCTACTGCCCGACCTCCCCCACGTCGCCAACGCCGTGGCCCGCCTCGACGCCAGAGTCCGCGCCCAGGGGGGACACTCCCGCGTCCTCCGGCTGCAGCTGACAGACCCGACCGAGCACGCAGCCCTGGTCGAAGAACAACGCGCCGGCCGTGACGAGGAGTACGCCGAAGTTCTCCAACGGGTACCCCAGTTCCTCACCGAGATCGAGACCGAGACCGCGCGAGGCAAAGCCACCTACACCGAGGTCGAGGAGTCCGAGGCCGACCTCGAACGATTCGAACGCTGGCTCGCCGCCATCCAGGCCCGCGACTACTTCGACGCCCCGGCCGGCGCCAAGGCACGCGCAGCAGTCGAGCAGTGCCGACAAGCACTCGCCGACTTCGAAACCGCCGCACTCCACGCCGACACCGAAGACACCGACGACACCGCCCCAACCGCACGCCGCGACCGGGCCGAGGCCTCACACCAGCAGCCGACCGCCGCGACCCACGACTGA
- a CDS encoding mandelate racemase/muconate lactonizing enzyme family protein, with the protein MMLTVDRSRPTTHAGRISRVETLTLGTAWRDFSFVRLHTDEGLTGVGEITHPYRGKQACDLVVAMGERHLLGADPFDVEEIWLRMYQGDFLRGGDIGGIVLSGVDQAVHDIMGKALGVPVYRLTGGACRDSVPVYANGWYTGERSPESFAKRARETVGRGFSALKFDPFGTGLEALSREERTLSLDIVAAVREAVGPDVDLFVEGHARFAMPTASRLVRDLEPYDIGWFEEPLPWTHIERYAELRLRAAMPIAGGEHFHNRYEYRHLFASDAVDIIQPDLCMAGGYTEIRKIAALAEMHGMLVAPHNSNSPFCTTATVHAALGMPQLLVLETFDSLLEDYVAHALRGALPISSGRIQLPAKPGIGIELDDDVFAEHPPRSGFWNMFAPGWERRDRS; encoded by the coding sequence ATGATGCTGACAGTCGACAGGAGCCGGCCGACAACTCACGCGGGACGAATCAGCCGGGTCGAGACCCTGACGCTCGGCACGGCCTGGCGGGACTTCTCCTTCGTACGCCTGCACACCGACGAGGGGCTCACCGGTGTCGGTGAGATCACCCATCCTTACCGCGGCAAGCAGGCGTGCGACCTGGTTGTTGCGATGGGTGAACGACACCTCCTCGGAGCCGATCCCTTCGACGTCGAGGAGATATGGCTGCGGATGTATCAGGGTGACTTCCTGCGAGGCGGTGACATCGGCGGGATCGTACTCAGCGGAGTCGACCAGGCCGTCCACGACATCATGGGGAAGGCTCTGGGGGTTCCCGTGTACCGCCTTACCGGCGGAGCGTGCCGTGACAGCGTTCCGGTCTATGCCAACGGCTGGTACACCGGTGAACGCTCACCCGAGTCGTTCGCCAAGCGCGCTCGGGAGACCGTCGGGCGGGGCTTCTCGGCACTGAAGTTCGATCCCTTCGGCACCGGACTTGAGGCGCTGTCTCGCGAAGAGCGGACCCTCTCCCTGGACATCGTGGCCGCGGTTCGCGAAGCGGTGGGCCCGGATGTCGACCTGTTCGTCGAAGGGCATGCCCGGTTTGCCATGCCCACCGCCTCGCGCCTCGTGCGCGACCTCGAGCCGTACGACATCGGGTGGTTCGAGGAACCCCTGCCGTGGACGCACATCGAACGGTACGCAGAGCTCCGCCTGCGCGCAGCCATGCCGATCGCCGGCGGCGAACACTTCCACAATCGCTACGAGTACCGACACCTGTTCGCAAGCGACGCCGTCGACATCATCCAGCCTGACCTGTGCATGGCAGGCGGCTACACGGAGATCCGCAAGATCGCAGCTCTTGCGGAGATGCACGGCATGTTGGTCGCACCGCACAACTCGAACTCGCCGTTCTGTACGACGGCGACCGTCCATGCTGCCCTCGGTATGCCACAACTTCTCGTACTGGAGACGTTCGACAGTCTGCTGGAGGACTACGTCGCCCACGCTCTGCGAGGCGCCCTGCCGATCAGCAGCGGTCGCATCCAGCTGCCGGCCAAGCCTGGCATCGGTATCGAGCTCGACGACGACGTCTTCGCAGAACACCCTCCACGGTCCGGCTTCTGGAACATGTTCGCCCCAGGTTGGGAGAGGCGAGATCGCTCATGA
- a CDS encoding response regulator transcription factor: protein MAQVLLVEDDATIRVALSRALSERGHAVASAADAMSGLRAALDDRLDLVVLDLGLPDVDGAEMLRMLRAVSSTPVIVATARDTESEIVRLLDRGADDYLVKPFSAGQLDARIRAVLRRAPGPDTEDRAVEVGGLRVDPRSREVSLDGRALTLRPREFDLLLYLATRAGTVVSKRELLAEVWQIPYGGADKTVDVHVAWLRRRLGETAASARYLHTMRGVGVKLVAPEH, encoded by the coding sequence GTGGCACAGGTGCTGCTGGTCGAGGACGACGCGACGATCCGGGTCGCGCTCAGTCGCGCGCTGTCCGAGAGGGGTCACGCGGTCGCCTCGGCGGCCGATGCGATGTCCGGATTGCGGGCTGCACTGGACGATCGCCTCGATCTCGTGGTTCTCGATCTCGGGCTCCCGGATGTCGACGGCGCGGAGATGCTCCGCATGCTGCGCGCGGTCAGTAGTACCCCAGTGATCGTCGCGACCGCCCGGGACACGGAGAGCGAGATCGTACGGCTGCTCGACCGCGGCGCCGACGACTACCTGGTCAAACCGTTCAGCGCGGGACAACTTGACGCTCGGATCCGAGCGGTGTTGCGACGCGCGCCCGGGCCGGACACCGAGGACCGGGCGGTCGAGGTCGGCGGCCTGCGGGTCGACCCGCGATCCCGTGAGGTCTCGTTGGACGGGCGAGCGTTGACGTTGAGGCCACGAGAATTCGATCTGCTCCTCTACCTGGCCACCCGTGCCGGGACGGTGGTGAGCAAACGCGAACTGCTCGCGGAGGTCTGGCAGATCCCGTACGGCGGGGCGGACAAGACCGTCGATGTCCACGTGGCCTGGCTGCGCCGGAGGCTCGGTGAGACGGCGGCCTCGGCGCGATATCTGCACACGATGCGCGGCGTCGGAGTGAAGCTTGTGGCTCCCGAGCACTAG
- a CDS encoding amidohydrolase family protein, which translates to MIVDVHCHAFGCAEHIGEPFRSESARAHGGEVDLTTHREHYRNTSPADTRTIVIGGKARRSGLWVDDTSIRDLVAREPDRLIGYLSVDPTQPGWQDEMRYGHQELGLRGIKLMPMYAGFDPADPAYDPLFAYAEEHGLPLLVHTGTTFVSTAVLHWARPVHLDEVAIRHPELPMVLAHMGHPYEGECLAVIRKHQNVYADVSALHYRPFQLWHSLRLAQDYGVTHKLLFGSDYPFTTVNDSIDGLRAVARVPGIPGLPPLDPDKIERIIDQPALKLLRLE; encoded by the coding sequence ATGATCGTCGACGTGCACTGCCACGCGTTCGGGTGTGCCGAGCACATCGGCGAGCCGTTCCGCTCCGAGTCTGCCCGCGCCCACGGCGGTGAAGTGGACCTTACGACACACCGTGAGCACTACCGCAACACCAGCCCGGCCGACACCCGCACGATCGTCATCGGCGGCAAGGCACGGCGCAGTGGGCTCTGGGTGGACGACACCTCCATCCGCGATCTCGTCGCCCGGGAACCGGACCGGCTCATCGGCTACCTCTCGGTCGACCCGACCCAGCCCGGCTGGCAGGACGAGATGCGCTACGGCCACCAGGAGCTCGGCCTGCGAGGCATCAAACTGATGCCAATGTATGCCGGCTTCGATCCTGCCGACCCGGCGTACGATCCACTCTTCGCCTACGCCGAGGAACACGGCCTGCCCCTGCTCGTCCACACGGGGACAACCTTCGTCTCGACCGCGGTGCTTCACTGGGCCCGGCCAGTCCACCTCGACGAGGTCGCGATCCGGCACCCCGAGCTACCCATGGTGCTCGCGCATATGGGCCACCCGTACGAGGGTGAGTGCCTCGCCGTGATCCGCAAGCACCAGAACGTCTACGCCGACGTGTCCGCCCTGCACTACAGGCCGTTCCAGCTGTGGCACAGCCTCCGGCTCGCCCAGGACTATGGAGTCACCCACAAGCTTCTCTTCGGAAGCGACTACCCCTTCACCACCGTGAACGACTCCATCGACGGTCTCCGTGCGGTTGCCAGGGTCCCCGGCATTCCCGGCCTTCCCCCGCTCGACCCGGACAAGATTGAGCGGATCATCGACCAGCCCGCTCTGAAGCTCCTCAGGCTGGAGTGA
- a CDS encoding aspartate aminotransferase family protein — protein sequence MPGGVNSGQRSIPGLEDLVITRARGSRFQDDTGKEYIDFHAAFGPPILGHNDPDVAAAVAHAARTVDLCGVGVTDAEVQLAEVLVDLVPSIEKALLTSTGSEATFHALRVARAATGRRLVVKFQGCYHGWHDSVSLNVISAPGRVGRHDPISAGILPEVLEATLVLPFNDEDAVRRTFEAHGRDIAAVIVEPVPHNVGCLLPTPSFLQTLREATQKHGSVLVFDEVITGFRHDLGGWQRISGVTPDLTTLGKAIANGYPIGAIGGRADLMDMFSSRPGGPAFFAGTYNGAPAVVAAAVATLTKLRNEPVHEHIFGLGGRIRTALRDLYAEIGVPAVVTGYGSIFVTYFMSGGVPRSYEDLLANRGDLFVGYRRRLVKRGVFELPLELKRSHVSYAHTDDDVDRLLEATREAVLETLQFDGVEEAGVARTMGGVTR from the coding sequence ATGCCGGGCGGTGTGAACAGCGGTCAGCGTTCCATCCCGGGCCTCGAAGACCTCGTGATCACCCGCGCCAGAGGTTCCCGGTTCCAGGACGATACCGGGAAGGAGTACATCGACTTCCACGCTGCGTTCGGGCCTCCGATCCTCGGGCACAACGATCCTGACGTGGCGGCCGCGGTCGCCCACGCCGCCCGGACTGTCGACCTGTGCGGCGTCGGTGTGACCGACGCAGAGGTGCAACTGGCAGAAGTCCTCGTCGACCTGGTGCCGAGCATCGAAAAGGCCCTCCTGACGAGTACCGGAAGCGAGGCTACTTTCCATGCCCTTCGGGTGGCACGAGCCGCGACCGGGCGCCGTCTGGTGGTGAAGTTCCAAGGCTGCTACCACGGATGGCACGACTCGGTAAGCCTCAACGTCATCTCCGCTCCCGGGCGTGTGGGGCGCCACGACCCGATCTCTGCCGGGATTCTCCCCGAGGTGCTCGAAGCCACACTGGTGCTGCCCTTCAACGACGAGGATGCGGTGCGTAGGACGTTCGAGGCCCACGGAAGAGACATCGCGGCCGTCATCGTCGAGCCCGTTCCGCACAACGTGGGATGTCTGCTGCCTACGCCTTCCTTCCTGCAGACCCTCCGCGAAGCAACCCAGAAGCACGGCAGTGTGTTGGTCTTCGACGAAGTGATCACAGGGTTCCGGCATGACCTGGGAGGCTGGCAACGGATTTCAGGGGTCACTCCCGACCTGACGACCCTGGGCAAGGCGATCGCGAACGGCTATCCGATCGGCGCCATCGGCGGGCGAGCGGACCTCATGGACATGTTCAGCTCGCGCCCGGGCGGACCGGCGTTCTTCGCGGGTACCTACAACGGGGCGCCGGCCGTGGTTGCGGCGGCGGTCGCCACGCTGACGAAGCTACGCAACGAGCCGGTTCACGAGCACATCTTCGGACTCGGCGGGCGCATCCGAACTGCGCTGCGCGACCTGTACGCCGAGATCGGAGTACCAGCCGTTGTCACTGGGTACGGCTCCATCTTCGTGACGTACTTCATGTCCGGCGGAGTGCCGCGAAGCTACGAAGACCTACTGGCAAACCGTGGGGATCTGTTCGTCGGGTACCGCCGTCGACTGGTGAAGCGTGGCGTCTTCGAACTCCCTCTCGAACTCAAGCGCAGCCATGTGTCGTACGCCCACACCGACGACGACGTCGATCGGCTCCTCGAGGCAACCCGCGAAGCTGTGCTCGAGACGCTGCAGTTCGACGGGGTCGAGGAGGCCGGCGTCGCGAGGACCATGGGTGGGGTGACCCGATGA
- a CDS encoding UDP-glucose dehydrogenase family protein, whose protein sequence is MFGAGYIGLVTGACLAELGHQVVLRDITPEKIRMLHAGEVPIFEPGLGDLLAANKERLSFTIDAAEAVRDADVVYVCVDTPPTASGDADLSRVWAVVDSLKGVSSERLAVLVMKSTVPVGTGDRVRAAMDEAGLANVGYAANPEFTAEGKAVHTFLHPDRVVIGAAEAEAARLVTALHEGVDGPVEVMEVADAEMVKLASNALLATKISFINEIATVCEATGADVEAVAKAVGMDHRLGPHFLKAGLGYGGSCFPKDSRALRVMARPELTRRS, encoded by the coding sequence GTGTTCGGCGCCGGCTACATCGGTCTGGTCACCGGTGCCTGCCTCGCCGAGCTGGGTCACCAGGTCGTCCTGCGTGACATCACGCCGGAGAAGATCCGGATGCTGCACGCCGGCGAAGTCCCCATCTTCGAGCCCGGCCTGGGCGACCTCCTGGCCGCCAACAAGGAGCGGCTGTCGTTCACGATCGATGCGGCCGAAGCAGTACGAGACGCCGATGTCGTGTACGTGTGCGTCGACACGCCCCCGACGGCGTCCGGTGATGCGGACCTGTCCCGAGTCTGGGCGGTCGTCGACTCGCTCAAGGGGGTGAGTTCGGAACGGCTGGCGGTGCTCGTCATGAAGAGCACTGTGCCGGTCGGCACGGGGGACCGCGTTCGCGCCGCGATGGATGAGGCGGGGCTCGCCAACGTCGGTTATGCGGCTAACCCGGAGTTCACTGCTGAAGGCAAAGCCGTGCACACCTTCCTGCACCCGGACAGGGTGGTGATCGGTGCGGCGGAAGCGGAGGCGGCGCGACTCGTGACGGCTCTGCACGAGGGCGTGGACGGTCCTGTGGAAGTGATGGAGGTCGCGGACGCCGAGATGGTCAAGCTGGCCTCGAACGCGCTCCTGGCCACGAAGATCAGCTTCATCAACGAGATCGCGACGGTGTGTGAGGCGACCGGTGCCGATGTCGAGGCTGTCGCCAAGGCCGTCGGGATGGACCACCGCCTCGGCCCGCACTTCCTGAAGGCGGGTCTTGGGTACGGCGGGTCGTGTTTCCCGAAGGACTCCCGCGCGCTGCGGGTGATGGCCAGGCCGGAGCTGACGCGGCGATCGTGA
- a CDS encoding YkvA family protein, with protein MWINIAIGIGIALLATWLLLIAALAVLRPKGSLLTEALRILPDLLRLLRRLATDADLPGGVRIRLTLLMAYLALPIDLIPDFIPVLGYADDAIIVAAVLRSVVRRAGIDAVRRHWPGTDDGFTALCRLTGIPTQANGANPPHPTDRRVDLDNEPT; from the coding sequence GTGTGGATCAACATCGCCATCGGGATCGGCATCGCCCTACTCGCCACCTGGCTGCTCCTCATCGCCGCGCTCGCCGTTCTGCGCCCGAAGGGCTCACTGCTGACCGAAGCGCTGCGCATCCTGCCCGACCTGCTCCGCCTTCTGCGTCGACTGGCCACCGACGCCGACCTCCCAGGCGGCGTCCGGATCCGGCTCACCCTGCTCATGGCTTACCTGGCGCTGCCCATCGACCTCATTCCCGACTTCATCCCCGTCCTCGGCTACGCAGACGACGCCATCATCGTCGCCGCCGTACTCCGCTCGGTCGTCCGTCGCGCCGGCATCGACGCCGTACGCCGACACTGGCCCGGCACCGACGACGGCTTCACCGCCCTGTGCCGGCTCACCGGAATCCCAACCCAGGCCAACGGGGCCAACCCTCCCCACCCGACCGACCGCCGGGTCGACCTCGACAACGAACCGACCTGA
- a CDS encoding GYD domain-containing protein produces MPKYLTQSTYTREGADGVRSKGGIARRDAISDLARSLGGKLEAYYFCFGKHDVLAILDLPDDEAAAAVAMVVDAAGGATVRTTVLLTPEQIDEASKRSTNYRPPGSQ; encoded by the coding sequence ATGCCGAAGTACCTCACCCAGTCGACATACACCCGTGAGGGCGCCGATGGAGTCCGGAGCAAGGGAGGCATCGCCCGGCGAGACGCCATCTCGGACCTGGCTCGCAGCCTCGGCGGCAAGCTCGAGGCCTACTACTTCTGCTTCGGCAAGCACGACGTACTCGCCATCCTCGACCTGCCCGACGACGAGGCGGCCGCAGCGGTGGCGATGGTCGTGGACGCAGCGGGCGGCGCCACCGTGAGAACGACCGTGCTGCTGACACCGGAGCAGATCGACGAAGCTTCAAAGCGCTCGACCAACTACCGGCCGCCGGGCTCACAATAA
- a CDS encoding sensor histidine kinase, which produces MRRRLALLAAAITSLVLVAFLVPLALLVRTVAADRALDAAISQLQSLTSAVATATSTDALRLTVEQVNATAEHPVTVLLGDGTVLGAPVARTPAVELAARGRSLSVDVPAGQQILVSVQGAPTGPAVIATVVPKSDLRRGVTTIWLILLGLGIMLVAVGVVVADRLAVSMVGPITEAARVSHRLARGDLEARARAAAGPPEIRDVATALNHLASRIRELLRAERETAADLSHRLRTPLTALRLDAESLRDPQEAERIGSDLDALERAVDQAIRDARRSESASADTPGSSPRTCDAAAVVRDRVEFWSALADDTDRTVELDLPGLHDGPICVALPAADLAAVADAVLGNVFAHTPDGTPFAVQLSARPSGGARLVVRDAGPGLSSSSGDPTTRGASGAGSTGLGLDIVRRAANASGGTLRLSEAPAGGAEITIDLGPPRRHDADMTAATASLWPLRPARPARPARPR; this is translated from the coding sequence ATGAGACGACGACTGGCGCTGTTGGCCGCGGCCATCACCTCGCTCGTGCTCGTGGCCTTCCTGGTGCCTTTGGCGCTTCTGGTCCGGACAGTGGCGGCCGACCGCGCCCTGGATGCCGCGATCTCCCAGCTGCAGTCCCTGACCTCGGCTGTCGCGACGGCCACCAGCACGGACGCGCTCAGGCTCACCGTCGAGCAGGTGAACGCAACGGCGGAGCACCCTGTCACCGTGCTTCTCGGGGACGGAACCGTCCTCGGCGCACCCGTGGCTCGTACCCCCGCAGTCGAGTTGGCCGCACGCGGTCGGAGCCTCTCGGTCGACGTGCCCGCAGGTCAGCAGATCCTGGTGTCGGTGCAGGGCGCGCCGACCGGGCCGGCCGTGATCGCCACGGTCGTGCCCAAGTCCGACCTACGCCGCGGCGTGACCACGATCTGGCTGATCCTGCTGGGTCTGGGAATCATGCTGGTCGCTGTGGGTGTCGTCGTAGCCGACCGGTTGGCGGTGAGCATGGTCGGACCGATCACGGAGGCCGCTCGAGTCTCGCACCGCCTCGCCCGCGGCGACCTGGAGGCCCGAGCCCGGGCGGCGGCCGGTCCTCCGGAGATCCGCGACGTCGCGACCGCCCTCAACCACCTGGCTTCGCGGATCCGTGAGCTGCTCCGAGCCGAACGCGAAACGGCCGCTGACCTGTCGCACCGGCTACGAACGCCCTTGACCGCCCTGCGCCTGGACGCCGAGTCTCTTCGCGATCCGCAAGAGGCCGAGCGGATCGGGAGCGACCTCGACGCGCTCGAGCGCGCGGTCGACCAGGCGATCCGTGACGCCCGCCGGTCCGAATCCGCCTCGGCCGATACACCTGGCAGCTCTCCCAGGACGTGCGACGCCGCCGCAGTCGTCCGCGACCGCGTGGAATTCTGGTCGGCCCTCGCAGACGACACCGACCGGACAGTCGAGCTCGACCTACCCGGTCTTCACGACGGTCCCATATGCGTCGCGCTGCCGGCAGCCGATCTCGCAGCCGTCGCGGACGCCGTACTGGGTAACGTCTTCGCGCACACCCCGGATGGAACACCGTTCGCCGTGCAGCTGTCTGCTCGGCCTTCCGGCGGCGCCAGGCTGGTCGTACGCGACGCCGGTCCCGGACTCTCGTCCAGCAGCGGCGATCCAACCACCCGCGGCGCCAGCGGTGCCGGCTCGACCGGACTCGGCCTCGACATCGTACGGCGCGCCGCGAACGCCAGCGGCGGCACGCTCCGGCTCAGCGAAGCGCCCGCCGGCGGCGCCGAGATCACCATCGACCTCGGCCCCCCTCGGCGTCATGACGCGGACATGACAGCGGCCACGGCAAGCCTCTGGCCATTGCGTCCAGCGCGTCCAGCGCGTCCAGCGCGTCCACGATAG
- the murJ gene encoding murein biosynthesis integral membrane protein MurJ, protein MTTTRRAVVRATVLIAVLTSVSQVLGFARDAVMAAVFGTSSSVDAFLVAQGLMNLVLGLISGAMSRAIIPTVSRAADASDSRGAQRTVRVAMTVTTLVLLAGSVIMFLAARPLLTVLASGFDPAAMDEAVRLTRIVLLATLFIAATNLLAGAAQAHGRFFWAALQGIPFNIVMIAAAGFFGARFGGAALAVGFVAGSAVRLAFQLPAVRGIGLSLRPSLRIRDPGFREMLVLMPPLVVGNALLNFNTIVDRAVGSTQGAGTIAALSYGWRVVTLVQVVIVTAFTTTLFPAFSTLGTPERREQLGRATDRVLGVVIVLVSPVVILLAVAAKPVVVLLFARGNFDARAVSLTSVAVATYSVSLVALAVREVVARTCLAIGDGRTPVWTGFCAMAVNVVGDLALGLRFGVTGLAFATSASMLLAATVLSVLTARRHRAVGLRVLGRTTRDVLAASAVSTAACWLVVREIPVSNAVHALLALGTTSSVCLASYLGVLYLVRTPALADIRDSLSHLQTKAPSR, encoded by the coding sequence ATGACCACAACCCGCAGAGCCGTGGTCCGCGCTACCGTGCTCATCGCGGTACTGACCAGCGTCAGTCAGGTGCTCGGCTTCGCCCGCGACGCTGTGATGGCAGCGGTGTTCGGCACGTCATCGTCGGTCGACGCCTTTCTGGTGGCACAGGGCCTCATGAACCTTGTCCTCGGGCTGATATCAGGCGCCATGTCGCGTGCCATCATTCCCACCGTGTCCCGGGCCGCGGACGCGAGCGACTCTCGCGGGGCCCAACGGACAGTTCGCGTGGCCATGACCGTCACCACGCTGGTGCTGCTCGCGGGGTCTGTGATCATGTTCCTCGCGGCAAGACCTCTACTGACTGTTCTCGCGTCGGGATTCGACCCGGCGGCCATGGACGAAGCGGTTCGGCTCACCAGGATCGTGCTGCTCGCGACGTTGTTCATCGCCGCCACGAACCTGTTGGCGGGTGCCGCCCAGGCACACGGCCGGTTCTTCTGGGCGGCCCTTCAGGGTATTCCGTTCAACATCGTCATGATCGCCGCTGCGGGCTTCTTCGGTGCGAGGTTCGGGGGTGCCGCGCTCGCGGTCGGGTTCGTGGCCGGCTCGGCGGTCAGGCTGGCCTTCCAGCTGCCTGCCGTACGTGGCATCGGGCTGAGCCTGCGGCCTTCGCTGCGCATCCGCGACCCCGGGTTCCGCGAGATGTTGGTGCTCATGCCTCCGCTGGTGGTGGGCAACGCGCTCCTGAACTTCAACACGATCGTGGACCGCGCGGTCGGATCGACACAGGGCGCCGGGACCATCGCCGCGCTCAGCTACGGGTGGCGGGTGGTCACCTTGGTTCAGGTGGTGATCGTCACCGCGTTCACGACCACGTTGTTCCCAGCTTTCAGCACGCTCGGGACGCCGGAGCGGAGGGAGCAACTCGGCCGGGCAACCGACCGTGTCCTCGGTGTGGTCATCGTCCTCGTCAGTCCGGTCGTGATCCTGCTCGCGGTCGCGGCAAAGCCCGTCGTCGTCCTGCTCTTCGCTCGAGGGAACTTCGACGCGCGTGCGGTCTCTCTCACCAGCGTCGCCGTCGCGACGTACTCGGTCTCCCTCGTGGCGCTGGCCGTGCGCGAGGTCGTCGCCCGCACCTGCCTCGCGATCGGCGACGGTCGCACCCCCGTCTGGACGGGCTTCTGCGCGATGGCCGTCAACGTGGTGGGCGACCTCGCACTCGGCCTCCGCTTCGGCGTCACAGGTCTGGCGTTCGCGACCTCGGCGTCGATGCTCCTGGCCGCGACCGTACTCAGCGTGCTGACCGCCCGGCGGCACCGGGCGGTCGGGCTGCGTGTACTGGGACGAACGACACGCGATGTCCTGGCCGCTTCCGCAGTCTCAACCGCCGCCTGCTGGCTAGTCGTACGGGAGATACCGGTGAGCAACGCCGTACATGCTCTCCTCGCCCTCGGGACTACGAGCTCGGTCTGCCTGGCGTCATACCTCGGGGTCCTGTATCTCGTACGGACACCAGCTCTCGCCGATATCCGGGACAGCCTCTCCCACCTTCAGACAAAGGCTCCATCCAGGTGA